A section of the Malus sylvestris chromosome 17, drMalSylv7.2, whole genome shotgun sequence genome encodes:
- the LOC126610912 gene encoding lamin-like protein — MEKERAMAVVVLLCLVVVVELPEASATRFMVGGKMGWNSNVNYTIWAQDKHFYNGDWLFFVYDRNQMDVLEVNQTNYVSCNAEHPVHNWTTGAGRDVVPLNVTRHYYFISSKGSCYGGMKIAVKVENMPPPPKAAPLKSKSSVLTPSFRSQFVLSAVFAIGAMWDALVRL; from the exons gtggtggtggaactTCCAGAAGCATCAGCTACGAGATTTATGGTGGGAGGGAAAATGGGTTGGAACAGCAATGTCAACTATACAATTTGGGCTCAGGATAAGCACTTTTACAATGGAGACTGGCTCT TTTTTGTTTATGATAGGAACCAAATGGATGTTCTAGAGGTGAACCAGACCAACTATGTCTCGTGCAATGCCGAGCATCCCGTTCACAACTGGACCACGGGAGCCGGAAGAGACGTGGTTCCACTGAACGTGACAAGGCACTACTACTTCATTAGTAGCAAGGGGTCCTGCTACGGTGGCATGAAGATCGCTGTTAAGGTCGAAAACATGCCTCCGCCTCCCAAAGCTGCCCCGCTGAAGAGCAAGAGCAGCGTCCTAACACCTTCCTTCAGATCCCAGTTTGTTTTGTCTGCGGTTTTCGCCATTGGCGCAATGTGGGACGCTTTGGTTCGGCTGTGA